The Achromobacter deleyi genome has a window encoding:
- a CDS encoding capsule biosynthesis protein: protein MTSTEKVYTGPRLPDSTTPPTMSRLRWSAIAVIGVPALLLALYLFFIAAGQYVSEARFGLRAGSQTQVAGAGSQSHPMAGGAGVTTELFVDSFAVVDYVKSRQIVQELDKTLDLRKMWSAPALDFWYGMDKDDTAEGLWRQWNRMVDIQFDMSTGAIILKVRAFSAEESLMLAQAILEASEKLVNQMSVKSREDSVRFATEEVRLAETRLVDARVKVQDLRARTGVQDPVKEAEANLALAAKVRGDIATVAAELDALRGGGLYRGPAYERVQARYEALKRQLIALNDHQISGGRDSAGKGALSSLLREYEGAETQRQFAEAYYTGAMKALEDARALASRQVLYTVVASQPQLADESLYPRRIVDTALGILALFILWIVGVLVTYAIKDHA, encoded by the coding sequence ATGACAAGTACGGAGAAAGTCTACACAGGGCCGCGTTTGCCCGACAGCACCACGCCGCCCACGATGAGCCGCCTGCGGTGGTCCGCCATCGCGGTGATCGGCGTGCCGGCGCTGCTGCTTGCGCTCTACCTGTTCTTTATCGCCGCCGGGCAGTACGTATCGGAAGCGCGCTTTGGCCTGCGAGCGGGGTCCCAGACCCAGGTGGCGGGGGCGGGTTCCCAAAGCCATCCGATGGCCGGCGGCGCTGGCGTGACGACGGAGCTATTCGTCGATTCCTTTGCGGTGGTGGATTACGTGAAGTCCCGCCAGATCGTGCAGGAACTGGACAAGACGCTGGACCTGCGCAAGATGTGGTCGGCCCCGGCGCTGGACTTCTGGTACGGCATGGACAAGGACGATACGGCGGAAGGCCTGTGGCGCCAATGGAACCGCATGGTCGACATCCAGTTCGACATGTCGACCGGCGCCATCATCCTCAAGGTGCGCGCATTCTCCGCGGAAGAGTCGCTGATGCTGGCGCAGGCGATCCTGGAGGCCAGCGAGAAGCTGGTCAACCAGATGTCGGTCAAGTCGCGCGAGGACAGTGTCCGCTTCGCGACCGAGGAAGTACGCCTGGCGGAGACGCGCCTGGTGGACGCCCGGGTCAAGGTGCAGGACTTGCGTGCACGCACCGGCGTGCAGGATCCGGTCAAGGAAGCCGAGGCCAATCTGGCCCTGGCGGCCAAGGTGCGCGGGGACATCGCCACCGTGGCGGCGGAGCTGGATGCGCTGCGCGGCGGTGGCCTGTACCGCGGTCCGGCCTATGAGCGGGTGCAGGCGCGCTACGAGGCGCTCAAGCGCCAGCTGATCGCGCTGAACGATCACCAGATCAGCGGCGGCCGCGACTCGGCGGGCAAGGGCGCCTTGTCCAGCCTGCTGCGCGAATACGAAGGGGCCGAGACCCAGCGGCAGTTCGCGGAAGCCTATTACACCGGCGCCATGAAGGCGCTGGAGGATGCGCGGGCGCTGGCATCGCGCCAGGTCCTGTACACGGTCGTCGCGTCGCAGCCGCAGCTGGCGGACGAGTCGCTGTATCCGCGCCGTATCGTCGACACCGCCTTGGGCATCCTGGCGCTTTTCATTCTCTGGATCGTGGGTGTGCTTGTGACCTACGCGATCAAGGACCACGCCTGA
- a CDS encoding glycosyltransferase, with protein sequence MFSLLSKLRRPRRADTGDKAASGNAPPAVAISDRLAAALADASDDHAEPERDLLQRARHALETRIKAGDPLGAVPELLGYVQQHPQTELFQVLVARSLEAAHRPDDSLLVWRGIHQRFPDSPDAFILMLRGVKRQLGADAGRKEMELYFSGGSVAAKDIQLEAKSWDELGDPAQADACFERLTQAHPRFENGYAAWAQSLVRRGFPWRARQVLETGIGVLGDAARKLSRRLGDLNVDLIALRRLGVEGEAGDIPVSILVLERLFEEIGRRRNAEYEAFDESFVGPVLMINGSLGAGGAERQFVNTAVALQSAIQEGRSIAGYPVLGPVQVVCRSLRSREGADFFAAALKEADIPVAVYSDMEAWGGCEVSSLLSTYRDYLRFLPKQIVEGTSKLTDVMRASVPSVVHIWQDGSIFATALAALLAGVPRIVLSVRTMPPVDRPDRYRVEYDTIYRAVLGMRGVALSSNSSFAAKRYADWLGLDERRIPVVYNGLAPLTAAQDETCTRMWRDFKATAPEQAFVFGTVMRVDDNKRPFLWVEAAHLYAQSNPDARFVMVGGGPLLEPVKEFAQRLGMDGRILFTGISRRVGFWLSHFDAFMLLSRFEGLPNVLIEAQFSGVPVITTLAGGAGEAVQEGVTGLTLPSGEIEAAPVVRAMERMREMCGSDPEIGEKARSWATARFSLERMIASTVNCYVNSY encoded by the coding sequence ATGTTCTCCCTGCTTTCCAAATTGCGCCGTCCGCGGCGCGCGGACACCGGCGACAAGGCAGCCAGCGGCAACGCGCCGCCGGCCGTGGCGATATCCGACCGGCTGGCGGCGGCCCTGGCGGACGCCAGCGACGACCATGCGGAACCCGAGCGCGATCTGCTGCAGCGCGCGCGGCATGCGCTGGAAACCCGCATCAAGGCGGGCGACCCGCTGGGTGCGGTCCCGGAGCTGCTGGGCTATGTGCAGCAGCATCCGCAGACCGAGCTGTTCCAGGTGCTCGTGGCGCGCAGCCTGGAGGCGGCGCACCGGCCGGACGACAGCCTGCTCGTGTGGCGCGGCATCCATCAGCGATTTCCCGATTCGCCCGATGCCTTCATCCTGATGTTGCGCGGCGTGAAGCGCCAATTGGGCGCGGATGCGGGCCGCAAGGAAATGGAGTTGTACTTTTCGGGCGGCAGCGTGGCGGCCAAGGATATCCAGCTGGAAGCCAAGAGCTGGGACGAACTGGGCGACCCGGCACAAGCCGATGCCTGCTTCGAGCGGCTCACGCAGGCGCATCCGCGCTTCGAGAACGGCTACGCGGCCTGGGCGCAGTCGCTCGTGCGCCGCGGTTTTCCGTGGCGGGCGCGGCAGGTGCTGGAAACGGGTATCGGCGTGTTGGGCGATGCGGCGCGCAAGCTGTCGCGCCGCCTGGGCGACCTGAACGTGGACCTGATCGCCCTGCGCCGGCTTGGGGTGGAGGGGGAGGCCGGGGATATTCCGGTCAGCATCCTGGTGCTGGAACGGCTGTTCGAAGAGATCGGCCGCCGCCGCAACGCCGAGTACGAAGCTTTCGATGAATCATTTGTCGGCCCGGTCCTGATGATCAACGGTTCGCTGGGCGCCGGCGGCGCCGAGCGGCAGTTCGTCAACACCGCCGTGGCGCTGCAGTCGGCAATCCAGGAGGGACGTTCCATTGCCGGCTATCCGGTGCTGGGCCCCGTCCAGGTGGTGTGCCGGTCGTTGCGCAGCCGCGAAGGCGCGGACTTTTTCGCGGCCGCGCTGAAGGAGGCCGATATCCCCGTGGCGGTCTACTCCGACATGGAAGCCTGGGGCGGATGCGAGGTGTCGTCCCTGCTCAGCACCTATCGGGACTACCTGCGCTTTCTGCCCAAGCAGATCGTCGAGGGCACCTCCAAGCTCACGGACGTGATGCGGGCATCGGTGCCGTCGGTGGTGCACATCTGGCAGGACGGCTCCATCTTCGCGACCGCGCTGGCGGCCTTGCTGGCGGGCGTGCCGCGCATTGTGCTGTCGGTGCGGACCATGCCGCCGGTGGACCGTCCGGACCGCTACCGCGTGGAGTACGACACGATCTACCGCGCGGTGCTGGGCATGCGGGGCGTGGCCCTGAGTTCGAATTCAAGCTTTGCCGCCAAGCGCTACGCGGACTGGCTGGGCCTGGACGAACGGCGCATCCCGGTGGTCTACAACGGGCTGGCGCCGCTGACGGCGGCGCAAGACGAGACCTGCACGCGGATGTGGCGGGACTTCAAGGCGACGGCGCCGGAGCAGGCCTTTGTGTTTGGCACCGTGATGCGCGTGGACGACAACAAGCGTCCCTTCCTGTGGGTCGAGGCCGCGCATCTGTATGCGCAGTCCAACCCGGACGCGCGCTTTGTCATGGTCGGCGGCGGACCGCTGCTGGAGCCGGTCAAGGAATTCGCGCAGCGCCTGGGCATGGACGGCCGCATCCTGTTCACGGGCATTTCCCGTCGCGTGGGCTTCTGGCTGTCGCACTTTGACGCCTTCATGCTGCTGTCCCGGTTCGAGGGCTTGCCCAACGTCCTGATCGAGGCGCAGTTCTCGGGGGTGCCGGTGATAACGACCCTGGCGGGCGGCGCGGGCGAAGCCGTACAGGAAGGCGTGACGGGCCTGACCCTGCCCAGCGGCGAGATCGAGGCGGCGCCCGTGGTGCGCGCCATGGAACGGATGCGGGAAATGTGCGGGAGCGATCCGGAGATCGGCGAGAAGGCCCGCAGCTGGGCGACCGCGCGCTTTTCGCTGGAGCGGATGATCGCGTCCACCGTCAATTGCTATGTCAATTCCTACTAG
- a CDS encoding polysaccharide biosynthesis/export family protein encodes MNTRVLRFTAVLALALLSGCSLLSGSGPTRSAILDGPVDTAAEAKYEVVDLQAGTIAPYLLDRARKDDGITSEGYAGNIRVMPGDVMRVLVADSVEGGLFAPLAAGGTVFDAVRVDANGAISLPYAGRLKVQGKSLPAIEEMIKGSLQHSAAVKPQVMVDLADDRSNSVLVAGAVPRPGRFGGIKAPLTALDAITLAGGSTLPAYQADVVIRHGRNVTRIPYYQLLNGRNVAVEPRSELVVEPNLKRFVAMGALTKPGLHELPSNQTNLLDALGVAGGLNDRAADATGVFVFRLDGKTAEGAPKPIVFRLNMRNPESMFLAKQFELLPEDVVYVSNAPMYEWEKIITPIVQVLIVGQRVGTY; translated from the coding sequence ATGAATACACGAGTTTTACGCTTTACCGCAGTCCTGGCCCTGGCATTGCTGTCGGGGTGCAGCCTGCTTTCGGGGTCGGGTCCCACCCGCTCGGCCATCCTGGACGGTCCCGTGGATACGGCGGCCGAAGCCAAGTATGAGGTGGTCGACCTGCAGGCGGGCACGATCGCGCCATACCTGCTGGACCGGGCCCGCAAGGATGACGGCATCACGTCGGAAGGCTATGCGGGCAACATCCGCGTCATGCCCGGCGACGTGATGCGAGTGCTGGTTGCCGACAGCGTCGAGGGCGGGCTGTTCGCGCCGCTGGCCGCTGGAGGCACGGTGTTCGACGCGGTGCGCGTGGACGCGAACGGGGCCATCTCGCTGCCGTATGCCGGCAGGCTGAAGGTGCAAGGCAAGTCCTTGCCCGCCATCGAGGAAATGATCAAGGGCAGCCTGCAGCACTCCGCCGCGGTCAAGCCGCAGGTGATGGTGGACCTGGCCGACGACCGCAGCAATTCGGTGCTGGTGGCCGGCGCGGTGCCGCGTCCCGGTCGGTTTGGCGGCATCAAGGCGCCCCTGACCGCGCTGGACGCCATCACCCTGGCGGGCGGATCGACGTTGCCCGCCTACCAGGCGGACGTGGTCATCCGCCACGGCCGCAACGTGACCCGCATTCCTTACTACCAGCTCCTCAATGGCAGGAACGTGGCGGTCGAGCCGCGTTCCGAACTGGTCGTCGAGCCCAACCTGAAGCGCTTTGTCGCGATGGGTGCGCTGACCAAGCCCGGCCTGCATGAACTGCCGTCCAACCAGACCAATCTGCTGGATGCGCTGGGCGTGGCTGGCGGGCTGAATGACCGGGCCGCGGACGCCACCGGGGTGTTTGTCTTCCGCCTGGATGGCAAGACCGCCGAGGGCGCGCCCAAGCCCATTGTGTTCCGCCTGAACATGCGCAACCCGGAATCCATGTTCCTGGCAAAGCAGTTCGAATTGCTTCCCGAAGACGTCGTCTACGTCAGCAATGCGCCTATGTACGAATGGGAAAAGATCATTACTCCCATCGTGCAGGTGTTGATTGTCGGCCAGCGCGTCGGTACCTATTGA